The Herbiconiux sp. A18JL235 region CGACGCGCGAGGCCGCTAGCGTGGTGGAGTGACGTCGGTGGTGAGGTGGTGGGACGCGCGACAGGTGCCGATCTACCTCGCCGCCCTGGGCGTCGGCGCGGTCGTGGGCCTGCTCGCTCCGGATTCGGCGGTACCGCTCGGCGGCGCGATCACCCCGCTGCTCGCACTTCTGCTGTTCGCCACGTTCCTCGCCGTGCCGCTCGTCGAGCTGGGGCGCGCGGTGCGCGATCTGAGGTTCATGATCACCGTCGTCGCGGTCAACTTCATCGCCGTCCCGATCATCGTCTTCCCGCTGTCGCGCCTGGTCGCCGACGACTCCGGGCTGCTCGTCGGCCTGCTGTTCGTGCTGCTCACCCCCTGCATCGACTACGTCGTCGTCTTCACCGGCCTCGCCGGCGGCGCGAGGGCCCGATTGCTGGCCGCCACTCCCCTGCTCATGGTGCTGCAGATCGTGCTGCTGCCGCTGTACCTGCTGCTGTTCGCGGGGCCGGAAGCGGCGTCGTCCATCGAGCCGGGCACCTTCGTCGAAGCGTTCCTCCTACTCGTGGCGGCTCCGCTCGCCGCCGCGGCGCTCGTGCAGGCGCTGTCGAGGCAGCGGCGATCCCGGGGCGCGGCGACCGCCGTCGCCGCCGTCGAGGGTGCCGCCGCCTCCGCCATGGTGCCGCTCATGGCCGTCGTGCTCGCCGTCGTGGTCGCCTCCCAGCTCGCCGAGGTGGGCAGGGACGCGGGGGCGCTGCTGCGGCTCGTTCCGATCTACGCGGTCTTCCTCGTGGTGATGCTCGCCGTCGGCATCCTCGTGTCCCGTGCGGCCGGGATCGACGTCCCCGGCCGCCGTGCCGTCGTGTTCAGCGGCGCGACCCGCAACTCGCTGGTGGTGCTGCCGCTCGCTCTGGCGCTCCCCGAGTCGCTCGGCCTCGCCCCGCTCGCGGTGGTCACGCAGACGCTCGTCGAGCTCGTCGGCCTGGTCGTGCTCGTGCGGCTCGTGCCCGCAATGCTCCCCGCGGCCGGGACGACGGGCGATG contains the following coding sequences:
- a CDS encoding bile acid:sodium symporter, with the translated sequence MTSVVRWWDARQVPIYLAALGVGAVVGLLAPDSAVPLGGAITPLLALLLFATFLAVPLVELGRAVRDLRFMITVVAVNFIAVPIIVFPLSRLVADDSGLLVGLLFVLLTPCIDYVVVFTGLAGGARARLLAATPLLMVLQIVLLPLYLLLFAGPEAASSIEPGTFVEAFLLLVAAPLAAAALVQALSRQRRSRGAATAVAAVEGAAASAMVPLMAVVLAVVVASQLAEVGRDAGALLRLVPIYAVFLVVMLAVGILVSRAAGIDVPGRRAVVFSGATRNSLVVLPLALALPESLGLAPLAVVTQTLVELVGLVVLVRLVPAMLPAAGTTGDEDGSRATPASG